In Carassius auratus strain Wakin chromosome 41, ASM336829v1, whole genome shotgun sequence, the DNA window GTCGCTgtacattttaaactaaatgtaGCCTGATTATATTGCTGATTTCTTAAAgtgatattattttcattaagatACAGAACAGCGTTTGAGCAGCATACTGTTGTTGTGGTTACCTCTTCACGCGAACGCGCCTTAGCGCACTCTGACAAAACTTTTGTAGCCTACTTACTGAAATATTATATGACCTGAAATGTTCCCTGCATCCTCTAAAACCAATTCAGCAAATGAGTACATAGTTTAGGCAAAGatacctttataaaaaaaaatactgaaatacataaataaataaatatgaagatGTTAACAAAAGTTTCTAAAATCAcaatttctttttctctttttttgtttctctctcttacCTCACCGTTATAGCGGTCCACTCACAACTCTTCTTTTCTAATCTGGATTTCCTGATAACCTGGGCGCAGTAGTTGCTCTAAAACACGCTGAAGTCCTCTCTACATCTTGGGACTCTTGCTATCCACGAGAAATGGACACCTCTGGCTCTACTTCCCTTTCCTCTTCCCCTTCACCTTCATACACCTTTCCCGTTCTCAATAACCTCTCCCTTCCCTcgtcctctccctctctctccccatCCCCAAGTGTAGCCTCCACAGCTCTCTTCTGCTTTTTTCTATCCCTCCTTTCTCTGCTGGGCATTCTGGGCAACCTATACACCCTAGGGCTTCTCATTCGCCGTCGTAGGATGTCAAAAAGGCGGCGTAGCGTTCCTACCTGTTGTTACTCCTGCCTCGGCACCTCTTCcccttctttctctccctcctcctctcccacctcgtcctcctcctcttcctctcttcacCTGCAGGTTCTGAGTCTGGCTTTGGCAGACCTGGTGTACCTCTCTACCGCCCCCTTCATTGTGTACGACAGCCTGGCATCTGACTGGGCCTTCGGTGAACTAGGCTGCCGGCTCCTCCTCAGCCTGGACTTGCTCACCATGCACGCGAGCATCTTCACCCTCACTGCGATGAGTCTGGATCGATATCGAGCTGTGGCTGATCCACTGGCAGCCTCGTCCACACCTTCCTCTGGACTCCTGAGAGTCGCTTTGGCCTGGGGTTTTGCCGTGGCTCTCAGTTTGCCCATGATGATCACTTTGCACCTAGAAGATGGAGAGAACCAGGAAAGCAAGTTGTGCGTTCCCGCCTGGGATGAACAGAGCTCAAAAGCCTACCTCAGTGTACTCTTCTGCACAAGCATCCTAGGCCCAGGACTGGCCATCGGAGCTTTGTACGCAGCTTTAGGGAGACTCTACTGGGTATCTCAAACGCAACCTGCTTGGGCCGGAGGGGGCAACACCTACCCGCCCCGTGCACCTCGCCCCAAAGTCCTGCTCCTCATACTGTGGATCGTGCTGACATTCTGGGCTTGTTTCCTTCCATTCTGGATCTGGCAGCTTCTACCACTGTACCGACCTGAGGTTCTGCGCATGGTGCCGGTGGGCACGCAGGTGACCATTAATCGCATCCTCACAGGGTTGACTTATGGAAACTCATGTGTGAATCCTTTCTTCTACACACTGCTGACAGGAAGGCGCAGGCGGACCAGCAAGAAGAAGATAAGTGCAGCTGCATCACTTTGCCACAAGGGCAGCTCTGAACAACGATAACAGTAACAGCTGCCCACCAGTCAGTACTGCCCATGACCAATAAGACTGTGCATAGTTATCTTTATTAAACAGATTACTAATTTGGTGCTAAGGGGCTTAACGATTATAGATTTTTACATGTGCTGTGCAAATAGTAATACTCTGTAAGCCAAGGCATTGGTGGTGTGTATTTCTTCTCCATGGActacatatataattatagatAATCTGATAAGCATTGTGTATTAAGGTCCTGCAATCCTAAATGAAATACTAAGTGATGAATATTTATGAAAGTGCTTTTGAAAAATAGGATTCATCACCTTTGAAATGGAGACCCAAACATTCTGGTTGAACTGCAGCTGAATATTAGGGGACTAAAAGATGTGAAATATCTGTTTTATGGGGCAActtgaaagggaaaaaaaagctttGTCAGGATGAATCCCCCAAGGATAGTCTAACAACAGGTGAGAAGCATTTAACTCCCAAATTGGTTTATTAGTCTAAGTGCAAAGGAGAAATTACAAAGTATAGATTTGGCTCAAAGCTCAAGGACGTGTCAGAGTTTGCTCTTTTGAGGAAAATA includes these proteins:
- the LOC113059643 gene encoding urotensin-2 receptor-like — translated: MDTSGSTSLSSSPSPSYTFPVLNNLSLPSSSPSLSPSPSVASTALFCFFLSLLSLLGILGNLYTLGLLIRRRRMSKRRRSVPTCCYSCLGTSSPSFSPSSSPTSSSSSSSLHLQVLSLALADLVYLSTAPFIVYDSLASDWAFGELGCRLLLSLDLLTMHASIFTLTAMSLDRYRAVADPLAASSTPSSGLLRVALAWGFAVALSLPMMITLHLEDGENQESKLCVPAWDEQSSKAYLSVLFCTSILGPGLAIGALYAALGRLYWVSQTQPAWAGGGNTYPPRAPRPKVLLLILWIVLTFWACFLPFWIWQLLPLYRPEVLRMVPVGTQVTINRILTGLTYGNSCVNPFFYTLLTGRRRRTSKKKISAAASLCHKGSSEQR